In Candidatus Roseilinea sp., one DNA window encodes the following:
- a CDS encoding chlorophyll a oxygenase has protein sequence MIQDPVLLNDWHPVASLQQLEAQPVLGARLLGEDLVVWRCGDAVMVWQDLCIHRGTRLSLGKTDGETLACPYHGWRYGPDGRCVHIPAHPGQKPPDKARAKTYRAQVKYGLVWASLGEPQHDVPCFAEWDDPAYRKVLCGPYRVKASGPRVIENFLDVGHFPFVHEGILGDRAHPEILDYEAEITAEGVIARGVRVYQPDPYGTGVGDYVTYVYRALRPLTAYLLKQSAQRLAIQLMVTPHDLVDSTAWMWMAMNYGHETPVEAFVAFQDRIFGQDAPIVQSQRPELLPLDLQAELHLKSDRTAIAYRKWLNQVGLTIGAA, from the coding sequence ATGATTCAAGACCCTGTGCTCCTCAACGATTGGCATCCGGTTGCGTCGTTGCAGCAGCTCGAAGCGCAGCCGGTGCTCGGCGCGCGCTTGCTGGGCGAAGATTTGGTGGTGTGGCGCTGCGGCGACGCCGTGATGGTCTGGCAGGACTTGTGCATCCACCGCGGCACGCGCCTCTCGCTGGGCAAGACCGACGGCGAGACGCTGGCCTGTCCCTACCACGGCTGGCGCTACGGTCCCGACGGCCGCTGCGTACACATCCCGGCGCATCCCGGCCAGAAGCCGCCCGACAAAGCCCGCGCCAAGACGTATCGTGCTCAGGTGAAGTATGGCTTGGTGTGGGCCTCGCTCGGCGAGCCGCAACACGACGTGCCGTGCTTCGCCGAGTGGGACGATCCCGCGTATCGCAAGGTGTTGTGCGGGCCGTATCGCGTCAAGGCCAGCGGCCCGCGGGTAATCGAGAACTTCCTCGACGTCGGCCACTTCCCGTTCGTCCACGAAGGCATCCTGGGCGACCGGGCCCATCCGGAGATCCTGGACTACGAGGCCGAGATCACCGCCGAGGGCGTGATCGCGCGCGGCGTGCGCGTGTATCAACCGGACCCCTACGGCACCGGCGTCGGCGACTACGTGACCTACGTGTATCGCGCGCTGCGCCCGCTGACCGCATATCTGCTCAAGCAATCTGCGCAGCGCCTGGCCATCCAGCTCATGGTCACGCCGCACGATCTGGTGGACAGCACCGCTTGGATGTGGATGGCGATGAACTACGGGCACGAGACGCCGGTCGAGGCGTTCGTGGCTTTCCAGGATCGCATCTTCGGTCAGGATGCGCCGATCGTGCAGTCGCAGCGGCCGGAGCTGTTGCCGCTGGACTTGCAGGCCGAGCTGCACCTGAAGAGCGACCGCACGGCCATTGCCTATCGCAAATGGCTGAACCAGGTCGGCCTGACGATCGGTGCCGCATGA
- a CDS encoding DNA-binding response regulator, giving the protein MSPIRVLIADDHPVVRDGLIAMLGTQLDFVVVAEVSDGREMVVRAVQHAPDVVLLDLEMSGLDGVEALRQLRAQQPNARVLVFTAFDTDERIIGAIQAGAQGYLLKGAPREELFGAIRAVARGESQLQPVVQSRLMRRLREERDRAPVEPLTPREAQVLRLMAEGKTNKEIAAQLAITERTVKFHVGAILGKLGAGNRTEAVRLAAQLGWVKL; this is encoded by the coding sequence ATGTCGCCGATTCGCGTGCTCATCGCCGATGACCATCCGGTCGTGCGCGACGGCTTGATCGCCATGCTCGGCACGCAACTCGATTTCGTGGTCGTGGCCGAGGTGTCGGACGGACGCGAGATGGTGGTACGTGCCGTGCAACACGCGCCGGACGTGGTGCTGCTCGACCTGGAGATGTCGGGGCTAGATGGGGTCGAAGCACTGCGGCAGTTGCGCGCGCAACAGCCCAATGCGCGCGTGCTGGTCTTCACCGCGTTCGACACCGACGAGCGCATCATCGGCGCGATTCAGGCCGGTGCGCAGGGCTATCTGCTCAAGGGCGCGCCGCGCGAGGAGCTGTTCGGTGCCATCCGCGCCGTGGCGCGCGGCGAGTCGCAGTTGCAGCCGGTCGTCCAGTCGCGGCTGATGCGCCGCCTGCGCGAGGAACGCGACCGCGCGCCGGTCGAACCGCTGACGCCGCGCGAGGCGCAGGTGCTGCGCCTGATGGCGGAGGGCAAGACCAACAAAGAGATCGCTGCGCAGCTTGCGATCACCGAGCGAACCGTCAAGTTCCACGTCGGCGCGATCCTGGGCAAGCTCGGCGCGGGCAACCGCACCGAGGCGGTGCGCCTGGCAGCGCAGCTTGGGTGGGTGAAGTTGTAG
- a CDS encoding acetyl-CoA synthetase yields MLPHAESYDELVATFRWHVPERYNIGVDACDKWAAVDGERTALIYKASDGAVAQFTFEQIRRLSNRCAHMLARCGVRQGDRVGVLLGQSPETAFVHIAIYKLGAIAVPLFSLFGPDALAFRLRDCAAVAVITDGAGATKLDAIRADLPDLRFVFAIDGPRRGCRDFYAELRDARDDFAPVNTHADDPALIIYTSGTTGQPKGALHAHRALLGHLPGVEMSHDLFPQPGDRIWTPADWAWIGGLLDVLMPAWHHGVSVVAHRFEKFSPEGAFQLMADLGVRNAFLPPTALKMMRAVERPRERWRYQLRSVASGGETLGAELLDWGRETFGLTINEFYGQTECNMIVSSCARLMPNKPGVMGRPVPGHTLAILDDSGQPAPDGALGQIAVRRPDPVMFLEYWRNPVATANKFSGDWLLTGDMGVRDHEGYIRFVGRNDDLINSGGYRIGPGEIEDCLLSHPAVKLAAAVGVPDELRGEIVKAFIVLHAGHAPSEALIRDIQQHVKTRLAAHEYPRQIEFVDSLPTTVTGKVMRRELRARRTRGEQK; encoded by the coding sequence ATGTTGCCGCACGCCGAAAGCTACGACGAGCTGGTTGCAACATTTCGCTGGCACGTCCCAGAACGCTACAACATCGGCGTTGACGCCTGCGACAAGTGGGCCGCGGTTGACGGCGAACGAACGGCGCTCATCTATAAGGCGAGCGACGGCGCCGTCGCGCAGTTCACGTTCGAGCAGATCCGCCGGCTATCGAACCGATGCGCTCACATGCTGGCGCGCTGCGGCGTGCGCCAGGGCGACCGCGTCGGCGTCTTGCTCGGCCAGTCGCCGGAGACAGCGTTCGTCCACATTGCCATCTACAAACTCGGCGCGATTGCCGTGCCGTTGTTTTCGCTGTTTGGGCCGGACGCGCTCGCATTTCGGTTGCGCGATTGCGCGGCGGTCGCCGTGATCACCGACGGCGCAGGTGCAACCAAGTTGGATGCCATCCGCGCAGACTTGCCCGACCTGCGTTTCGTTTTTGCGATTGACGGGCCACGCCGCGGCTGCCGCGACTTCTACGCCGAGCTACGCGACGCGCGCGACGACTTCGCGCCGGTCAACACGCACGCCGACGACCCTGCGCTCATCATCTACACTTCGGGCACGACCGGCCAGCCCAAAGGCGCGCTGCATGCCCATCGCGCGCTGCTCGGCCATTTGCCCGGCGTGGAGATGTCGCACGACTTGTTTCCTCAACCCGGCGACCGCATCTGGACGCCTGCGGATTGGGCCTGGATCGGCGGCCTGCTGGACGTGCTGATGCCGGCTTGGCATCACGGCGTCTCCGTCGTCGCCCATCGCTTCGAGAAATTCAGCCCTGAAGGCGCGTTTCAATTGATGGCCGACCTCGGCGTGCGCAATGCCTTTCTGCCGCCGACGGCGCTCAAGATGATGCGTGCCGTTGAACGACCACGCGAGCGCTGGCGCTATCAGCTCCGTTCGGTCGCTAGCGGCGGCGAGACGCTAGGCGCGGAGCTGCTGGACTGGGGCCGAGAGACGTTCGGCCTGACGATCAACGAGTTCTACGGCCAGACCGAATGCAACATGATCGTGTCGTCATGCGCGCGGCTGATGCCGAACAAGCCCGGCGTGATGGGCCGGCCGGTGCCCGGCCATACGCTGGCCATCCTGGATGACTCGGGCCAGCCCGCGCCGGACGGCGCGCTCGGACAGATCGCGGTCAGGCGTCCCGACCCGGTCATGTTCCTCGAATACTGGCGCAACCCGGTCGCCACCGCGAACAAGTTCAGCGGCGATTGGTTGTTGACGGGCGACATGGGCGTGCGCGATCACGAAGGCTACATCCGATTCGTCGGCCGCAACGACGACTTGATCAACAGCGGTGGCTATCGCATCGGCCCAGGCGAGATCGAAGATTGCCTGCTGAGCCATCCGGCGGTGAAGCTGGCCGCAGCGGTCGGCGTGCCGGACGAGCTGCGCGGCGAAATCGTGAAGGCGTTCATCGTCCTCCATGCCGGCCACGCACCGAGCGAGGCGCTGATCCGCGACATCCAGCAACACGTCAAGACGCGGTTGGCGGCGCACGAATATCCGCGCCAGATCGAATTCGTGGATTCGCTGCCGACGACGGTCACCGGCAAAGTGATGCGCCGCGAACTGCGCGCCCGCCGGACGCGCGGCGAGCAGAAGTAG
- a CDS encoding PPOX class F420-dependent oxidoreductase, with the protein MRRARRALPVEQAMTSVDLLQPFEGRRFLALETFRKNGVAVRTPVGFVRDGDSLLIRTEADSGKVKRIRNNNHVRIAPSTGRGDPLGDWVEARATILDPAASEAARQKIVAKYGLIWRLIEWQVAIRNRLSRRKHAGWVSVRLTPVAPAHG; encoded by the coding sequence ATGCGCAGAGCGCGTCGGGCGCTGCCCGTTGAACAAGCGATGACCTCGGTAGATCTCTTGCAACCGTTCGAGGGCCGGCGCTTCCTGGCCCTGGAGACCTTTCGCAAAAACGGCGTCGCGGTGCGCACGCCGGTGGGCTTCGTGCGCGATGGCGATTCGCTCCTGATCCGCACCGAGGCCGACTCCGGCAAAGTCAAGCGCATCCGCAACAACAACCACGTGCGCATCGCGCCGAGCACCGGCCGCGGCGACCCGCTGGGCGATTGGGTGGAGGCGCGCGCGACGATCCTCGATCCGGCAGCGAGCGAGGCAGCGCGCCAGAAGATCGTCGCCAAGTATGGCTTGATTTGGCGGTTGATCGAGTGGCAGGTGGCGATCCGCAACCGGCTGAGCCGTCGCAAGCACGCCGGCTGGGTGAGCGTCCGCTTGACGCCGGTCGCGCCGGCACACGGGTGA
- a CDS encoding glucose dehydrogenase, with amino-acid sequence MRKNGMNERIHRWIGMSVLAGVALLLQACGGAPVATPAPTAVMAAPTTTPMPAPTEAPLAAPSPEPATAEPQAGATPRAEIRPDVQPALQMIADGLESPTYLTHAGDGSGLLYITEQPGRVRVWRDGQLLPTPFLDLTEHVGDRGNEQGLLSIAFSPDFAQSRRFFVNYTDTGGDTVISGFIANADGLTADPSSEWVVMRIEQPYANHNGGLIKFGPDGMLYIGMGDGGAAGDPQNFAQNMRSLLGKMLRIDVSQSSEAEPYRVPADNPRLGDGVRPEIWASGLRNPWRFSFDRVTGDMFIADVGQNAFEEINFQPANQGGQNYGWKFREGFAPYAGDPGTLALTDPIHQYAHREGGCSVTGGYVYRGSALPALVGAYIYGDFCSGLIWTLRPNGNGEWQNDVLFSTPYNISSFGEDESGELYVLDRNGGVYKLIGTPLS; translated from the coding sequence ATGAGAAAAAACGGGATGAACGAACGAATCCATCGTTGGATCGGGATGAGTGTTTTAGCCGGAGTGGCGCTCCTGTTGCAAGCGTGCGGAGGCGCGCCGGTGGCCACGCCGGCGCCGACGGCGGTCATGGCCGCACCGACTACAACGCCGATGCCCGCGCCGACCGAAGCGCCGCTCGCCGCGCCGTCGCCGGAACCGGCGACCGCCGAGCCGCAAGCCGGCGCCACGCCCCGCGCCGAGATCCGCCCGGATGTGCAGCCGGCGCTGCAGATGATCGCCGATGGCTTGGAGAGTCCGACATATCTGACGCACGCCGGCGACGGCAGCGGTCTACTCTACATCACCGAACAGCCCGGCCGCGTGCGCGTATGGCGCGATGGGCAGTTGCTGCCCACGCCGTTTCTCGACCTGACCGAGCACGTCGGTGATCGCGGTAACGAGCAAGGCCTGCTCAGCATCGCCTTCAGCCCGGACTTCGCGCAGTCGCGTCGCTTCTTCGTTAATTACACTGATACCGGCGGCGATACGGTCATCTCCGGCTTCATCGCCAACGCCGATGGCCTCACCGCAGATCCGTCCAGCGAGTGGGTGGTGATGCGCATCGAGCAGCCCTACGCTAACCACAACGGCGGCCTGATCAAATTCGGCCCCGATGGCATGCTGTATATCGGCATGGGCGACGGCGGCGCGGCCGGCGACCCGCAGAACTTTGCGCAGAACATGCGCTCGCTGCTCGGCAAGATGCTGCGGATAGACGTATCGCAATCGTCCGAGGCGGAGCCCTACCGTGTGCCGGCCGACAATCCGCGCCTCGGCGACGGCGTGCGCCCGGAGATTTGGGCGTCGGGCTTGCGCAACCCTTGGCGCTTCAGCTTCGACCGCGTCACAGGTGACATGTTCATCGCCGATGTCGGCCAGAATGCCTTCGAGGAGATCAACTTCCAACCCGCCAACCAGGGCGGCCAGAACTACGGCTGGAAGTTCCGCGAAGGCTTCGCGCCCTACGCCGGCGATCCTGGAACACTGGCGCTCACCGACCCGATTCATCAGTACGCGCATCGCGAGGGCGGCTGCTCGGTCACCGGCGGATACGTGTATCGCGGCTCGGCACTGCCGGCGCTGGTCGGCGCCTACATCTACGGCGACTTCTGCTCCGGCCTGATCTGGACGCTTCGGCCGAACGGCAACGGGGAGTGGCAGAACGACGTGCTCTTCAGCACGCCCTACAACATCAGCTCCTTTGGCGAAGACGAGTCCGGTGAGCTCTACGTGCTGGATCGCAACGGCGGGGTGTACAAGCTCATCGGCACGCCGTTGTCATAG
- the pheA gene encoding prephenate dehydratase: MSTETRVAYQGEPGAYSEQAIFEFFGASVQPVPCPSFDDVFDQVAKGACDYGMVPVENSLGGSVHRNYDLFMRHALHLVGEVVVRIRWCLYTLPDVQLGDIRRVISHWQALAQCERTLSALLPHAEREPVYDTAGSVKMLAESQRRDMAAIASRRAGALYGLPILHEGIEDDPTNYTRFVVIARSADLPRAAQVEAPNERKFKTSIVFAMRNQPGALFRALAAFALRDIDLTKIESRPLQGSPWEYLFYLDFAGHADEVHCRRALDHLRELTTVLRVLGSYPRAKMPE, translated from the coding sequence ATGTCAACGGAGACCCGCGTCGCATATCAGGGTGAGCCGGGCGCTTACAGCGAGCAGGCGATCTTCGAGTTCTTCGGTGCGTCCGTTCAGCCGGTTCCGTGTCCATCCTTCGACGATGTCTTCGACCAAGTGGCCAAAGGCGCGTGCGACTACGGCATGGTCCCGGTGGAGAACTCGCTGGGCGGCAGCGTGCACCGCAACTACGACCTGTTCATGCGCCATGCGCTGCATCTGGTGGGCGAGGTGGTAGTGCGCATCCGCTGGTGTCTCTACACGCTACCGGACGTGCAGCTCGGCGACATCCGGCGCGTGATCTCGCACTGGCAGGCGCTGGCGCAATGTGAGCGCACGTTGTCGGCGCTGCTCCCGCATGCCGAGCGCGAGCCGGTGTACGACACCGCCGGCAGCGTGAAGATGCTGGCCGAATCGCAGCGCCGAGATATGGCAGCCATCGCCAGCCGGCGGGCGGGCGCGCTCTACGGCCTGCCCATCCTGCACGAGGGCATCGAGGACGATCCGACCAACTACACGCGGTTCGTGGTGATCGCGCGCAGCGCCGACTTACCGCGCGCCGCACAAGTCGAAGCCCCCAACGAGCGCAAATTCAAGACGTCCATCGTCTTCGCCATGCGCAACCAGCCTGGCGCGCTCTTCCGCGCGCTGGCCGCGTTTGCGCTGCGCGATATTGACCTGACCAAGATCGAGTCGCGCCCGCTGCAAGGGTCGCCCTGGGAGTACCTGTTCTACCTCGACTTCGCCGGCCACGCCGACGAGGTTCATTGCCGGCGGGCGCTCGACCACTTGCGCGAACTCACCACCGTGCTGCGCGTGCTGGGCAGCTATCCGCGGGCTAAAATGCCCGAATAA
- a CDS encoding alanine racemase, with product MTERSLAAEEPPDYANGSGQRKRRRHVHSHKVTISDIARHAGVSKTAVSFAFNKPGRLSAETTRHILDVARELGYTPNPVARSLNTRRTHALGVIVPQDIPDVLSNPFFAELMSGIGEVCKAEGMSLVIVPPMRGSLVEATYAALVDGCIVTGLSANDKAVRALRLRRIPFVMLDADAPDDIASVQVDDYRGAYLAMKHVLDLGHRNIAIASFEAFTGRIEDYTGTLRHRFSGYRAALEEAGMSLRSPRIHIIECSCDVAGGKRAFQLLAKMQPRPTAVVALSDVIAFGMIEAAHCAGVRVPEELSVVGFDDIEASHLLRPALTTVRQPTREKGRRAAEIFIQMLHAEGPAEPQHIMLPVELIVRESSTRAEG from the coding sequence GTGACAGAACGAAGCCTAGCCGCCGAAGAGCCGCCCGATTACGCCAACGGATCCGGCCAGCGCAAGCGCCGGCGGCATGTCCACAGCCACAAAGTCACCATCAGCGATATCGCCAGACACGCCGGCGTATCGAAGACCGCCGTGTCGTTCGCTTTCAACAAGCCCGGGCGGCTGTCCGCCGAGACCACGCGCCACATCCTCGATGTGGCCCGTGAGCTGGGATACACGCCCAACCCGGTCGCGCGCAGCCTGAACACGCGCCGCACCCATGCCTTGGGCGTGATTGTGCCGCAGGATATCCCCGATGTGCTGAGCAACCCTTTCTTCGCCGAGCTGATGAGCGGGATCGGCGAGGTATGCAAAGCCGAGGGCATGTCGCTGGTAATCGTGCCCCCCATGCGCGGCTCGCTGGTGGAAGCGACGTATGCTGCGCTGGTGGACGGGTGCATCGTCACCGGCCTGAGCGCCAACGATAAGGCCGTGCGGGCCCTGCGCCTGCGTCGCATCCCGTTCGTCATGCTAGACGCCGACGCGCCGGATGACATCGCATCGGTGCAGGTGGACGATTACCGCGGCGCTTACTTGGCGATGAAGCACGTGCTCGACCTGGGTCACCGAAACATCGCCATCGCATCGTTCGAGGCCTTCACCGGTCGCATCGAGGACTACACCGGCACGCTCCGGCATCGCTTCTCCGGCTACCGCGCAGCGTTGGAAGAAGCCGGAATGTCGCTGCGCTCCCCGCGCATCCACATCATCGAGTGCTCGTGCGACGTGGCGGGCGGTAAGCGCGCCTTCCAGCTTCTGGCGAAGATGCAACCGCGCCCTACCGCTGTGGTCGCGTTGAGCGACGTGATCGCCTTTGGCATGATCGAGGCGGCGCACTGCGCGGGTGTGCGCGTGCCGGAGGAGCTGTCGGTGGTCGGCTTCGACGACATCGAGGCCAGCCATCTGTTGCGGCCGGCGCTGACCACGGTGCGCCAGCCGACGCGCGAGAAAGGCCGCCGGGCCGCCGAAATTTTCATCCAAATGCTGCACGCCGAAGGACCGGCCGAGCCTCAACACATCATGTTGCCGGTGGAGCTAATCGTGCGCGAGAGCAGCACTCGCGCCGAGGGGTAA